A genomic window from Nitrospiraceae bacterium includes:
- a CDS encoding CopG family transcriptional regulator, translating into MKAKNFDEQFDAGENVTQYLDLQQATRPGHGQRRVNVDFPAWMVDSLDKEARRLGVTRQAVIKVWIAEKLKEVSVS; encoded by the coding sequence ATGAAAGCGAAAAATTTCGATGAGCAGTTCGATGCGGGAGAAAATGTCACACAATATTTGGATCTCCAGCAGGCTACTCGTCCTGGCCACGGACAGCGGAGGGTCAACGTCGATTTTCCAGCATGGATGGTTGATTCCTTAGACAAAGAAGCGCGGCGGTTGGGCGTGACGCGGCAGGCCGTAATTAAAGTGTGGATTGCGGAGAAATTAAAAGAGGTTTCGGTCTCCTGA